In the Pleuronectes platessa chromosome 8, fPlePla1.1, whole genome shotgun sequence genome, one interval contains:
- the nsd1a gene encoding histone-lysine N-methyltransferase NSD2 isoform X1, whose amino-acid sequence MNQSYRQAVRGSVFGSGQPEPRTRNGLVNTSYGNQCGTVKRVSDQPSAVQLPSSSRRQGYKQPDRTHCSLRRLQDHGAVVNGPDLQSDLHPRNHLHCASPISDEEEDDDDEEEFEARSVQQPPSPGNGDAMEAFDTLQDVNRNGFSPQSPDSLERCSPIPNGYLHFESTLFDSSDVKVEDEEGELSSSEELAPFHHSQKRSRGRSVADSKTPCGAGVDRRAYKPTVFNLMSKTISELNPTLSPSALPEITMRDGWSLGEESDSELASPVDPGLISPAGTNSNSNSPKKKLLPTVKYLEGDLVWAKFNRRPWWPCQVTSDPDKGNHTKMKVPVPNPRPCRMYFVETIGEIVERAWVPTNAIAAFGGGHEFGDLPVLRRRGKQKEKDYKYTIPRSLLTAWKVSVAEAEYLLPARQRNTESVLSVSLNGEERVPSPQPTEEQPEAPSPSKDPGLNPPASMPPSENDPHLIKNSSLQSNKSKVCKKKKKCLSDIFGHIVGGSTESSAVTNMLDQFHTTTHALKEEPKDSPYADLDSVPILHRPKRSAVSPVQDRKKEGSTKGKTKFAGKSNKCTDSLDSILSKKCTPKDTNTEQSLYCSPEEHSTNLPASSRLMTRALKAEEETDLKDALVTSQISTDSHNDNFPNNNAAITTETSPTRKYPKNASSSTNPSSPKRRARKPDKKLIRNGSLMKSKCADSGVSTMHPVEVKKENVVLDLSSSSSPPPLTLSPMDAFQDVKELMFQSLEKKNSSDCELAVFRPDSNYQFSTFLMLLKDMHDTRQKDGKPLTVPPSAVLIKEEPLVIPAVSGGDLLQGSSDGFTQRIKTENGLLGKNKVSRNAATKTKNRTKAIMMADTYHCEDFSFRSQTGSLDKKRRKQRAPAKLKSSVAGLSSDLADLAYGREFVSGHADLADPGSRAPAAADPSASYLVKMSESTMAPKKRWQVLEGAAEGKGEVLSDASAEMNRSYSTRASPDLDLEDERLEDDSLFLEMSGTGGNSENKRLRKPTKRLLESTEGYEQIFAPKKKSKKHTSESSKMASGMMELLDGSPPQGSVTSASSPVGPSEAPSEPEPSPTRDELSPLPSSSSPAMTPPALIPETPEETDLPPESDTGLAVQERKRPRKLSHKVLECTIEEVSVDPTKKKEPKRHVGATELKVSVRKTQVESLKMEKPEPGTSSAPADDPQHPESEDILSPNRPPSPRGAKTPEQETDTEACSTDEKPNVHTGTLTPKPEVLSVALNDSLPSHVDVKGKIGATSLKENVCQVCERTGDLLVCDGHCYGAFHLQCIGLSVAPRGKFLCHECKAGVHTCFVCKKSGGVKRCIIPLCGKFYHTECILAYSATQTHNKGCRCPLHVCLSCHITNPLNVCSSKGRLARCVRCPVAYHANDNCMAAGSLVLANNSFLCPNHFTARKGCKNHEHINVSWCFVCSEGGSLLCCESCPAAFHKECLNMEMPQGSWFCNDCKSGKRPRIKDILWVKWGRYRWWPAEVCMAKDVPNNILRMKHEVGEFPVQFFGSKDFVWTYQARVFPYMDGDTHNIEKMGKGADAVYKNALTNAAERFKALQAEKEMRQLQEDRKNDKKPPPYKHIRVNRPIGKVQIITADLSEIPRCNCKASDEHPCGIDSECINRMLMYECHPQVCAAGEQCQNQTFTKRQYTTVEIFRTLSRGWGLRGVADIKKGAFVSEYVGEVIDEEECRARIRHAQENDICNFYMLTLDKDRIIDAGPKGNQARFMNHCCQPNCETQKWTVNGDTRVGLFSLQDIPQGVELTFNYNLECLGNGKTACKCGAPNCSGFLGVRPKNQPPAEKVKEGRRRKRKTKQVVTKEREDECFSCGDGGQIVSCKKPGCPKVYHADCLNLAKRPAGRWECPWHQCDICGKEAASFCEMCPSSYCKEHREGMLFISKLDGKLSCSEHDPCGPDPLEPGEIREYVPNTTSVRPGSMAVPVTPSLAPESRRASSSSSAAATPVSSPTGQAELDKQEPPPRLYINTKTATSSFIPSTRVYLTDRTEGFSTPTSSKGEREDGEVEDGEVCGLEVEDVDGDDDDVDDDDDEDEEEDDEDNNEEEEEAEEEEEEEAEEEDDAEEEEEEEEEDEMEEMEIVEDEEEDQPLYGNDLLEEGEKEEDEEEEEEEEDDDDNDDDEGGDVYDTWGGYADEDGEVEGEDFEEWGRVEDDDK is encoded by the exons ATGAATCAGTCATACAGACAGGCGGTTAGGGGCTCAGTGTTTGGTTCAGGCCAGCCAGAGCCGAGGACCCGCAATGGCCTGGTGAACACTTCCTATGGAAACCAATGTGGCACAGTGAAGCGTGTGTCAGACCAACCGTCAGCTGTGCAGCTGCCATCCTCCAGTCGGAGACAGGGCTACAAGCAGCCGGACCGAACTCACTGCTCGCTGAGGAGGCTGCAGGACCATGGTGCTGTGGTCAACGGGCCGGACCTCCAGAGTGACCTGCATCCAAGGAACCACTTGCACTGTGCAAGCCCAATaagtgatgaagaagaagatgatgatgatgaggaggagtttGAGGCCCGGTCAGTCCAGCAGCCTCCTTCTCCAGGCAACGGTGATGCCATGGAGGCTTTTGACACGCTGCAGGACGTGAACAGAAACGGCTTCTCGCCGCAAAGTCCTGACAGCCTGGAGCGCTGTTCTCCCATCCCCAATGGCTACCTGCACTTTGAGTCCACGCTCTTTGACAGCAGTGACGTTAaggtggaggacgaggagggggagctcagcagcagtgaggagCTGGCGCCTTTTCACCACTCCCAAAAGAGGAGTCGGGGCAGATCTGTGGCTGACAGTAAGACCCCATGTGGTGCGGGGGTGGACAGACGAGCATACAAACCTACTGTTTTTAATCTCATGTCCAAAACTATATCTGAACTCAACCCTACACTAAGCCCCAGTGCACTGCCAGAAATCACTATGAGAGATGGGTGGAGTTTGGGTGAGGAATCAGACAGTGAACTTGCCTCCCCTGTTGACCCTGGACTTATTTCACCAGCCGGGACCAACTCTAAC TCCAACAGCCCAAAGAAGAAGCTTCTTCCTACAGTGAAGTACTTGGAAGGAGACTTGGTGTGGGCCAAGTTCAACAGACGGCCCTGGTGGCCATGCCAAGTCACCTCTGACCCAGACAAAGGGAACCACACTAAGATGAAAG TTCCAGTTCCCAATCCCCGTCCTTGTCGGATGTACTTCGTGGAGACGATTGGAGAGATTGTGGAACGCGCCTGGGTCCCGACGAACGCCATCGCAGCTTTTGGAGGAGGCCATGAGTTTGGAGATTTGCCTGTGCTTCGACGGAGAGGGAAGCAGAAGGAAAAAGACTACAAGTACacg ATACCCAGGAGTTTACTGACTGCGTGGAAAGTCAGTGTGGCAGAAGCTGAGTATCTGCTCCCGGCTCGACAAAGGAATACTGAAAGTGTGCTCTCAGTGTCCTTGAATGGAGAGGAGCGTGTTCCCAGCCCGCAACCTACTGAAGAGCAACCGGAGGCCCCCTCTCCCTCCAAGGACCCCGGCCTAAATCCACCAGCAAGTATGCCCCCCAGTGAAAATGATCCCCATCTCATAAAGAACTCTAGCCTTCAGTCCAACAAGAGCAAAGTTtgcaagaagaaaaagaaatgtctgtCGGACATATTTGGACATATAGTTGGTGGATCAACGGAATCATCTGCTGTCACAAACATGCTGGACCAGTTTCATACAACAACTCATGCACTGAAAGAAGAGCCAAAGGACTCCCCGTATGCTGACCTGGATTCAGTTCCAATTCTGCATCGTCCGAAACGCTCGGCAGTGTCTCCAGTAcaggacagaaaaaaagagggtTCAACAAAAGGTAAAACAAAGTTTGCTGGAAAATCCAACAAATGTACAGATTCCCTTGATAGCATTTTATCAAAGAAATGTACGCCTAAAGATACAAACACCGAGCAGAGTTTGTACTGTTCACCTGAGGAGCACTCTACAAATCTTCCTGCCAGCAGTCGTCTGATGACCAGGGCTCTgaaagcagaggaagagacgGATCTGAAAGATGCACTGGTCACAAGCCAAATCTCAACAGATTCCCACAATGACAATTTTCCTAATAATAATGCAGCCATCACAACTGAAACCTCTCCTACCAGGAAATACCCCAAAAATGCATCGTCCTCTACTAATCCCAGCTCTCCAAAAAGACGTGCAAGGAAGCCTGATAAGAAACTTATTCGTAATGGCTCATTGATGAAGTCCAAGTGTGCCGACTCGGGTGTATCCACCATGCATCCTGTTGAAGTCAAGAAAGAAAACGTCGTCCTGgatttatcttcttcttcttcccccccGCCCTTGACTCTGTCTCCAATGGATGCCTTTCAGGATGTCAAGGAACTAATGTTCCAATCTCTCGAGAAGAAGAACAGCAGCGACTGTGAGCTCGCTGTGTTTCGGCCTGATTCCAATTATCAATTCAGTACCTTCCTGATGCTGCTGAAAGACATGCACGACACAAGACAAAAAGACGGTAAGCCCCTGACCGTCCCGCCATCAGCGGTCCTGATCAAGGAGGAGCCCCTGGTCATCCCTGCTGTCTCTGGAGGTGACCTGCTGCAGGGTTCTTCTGACGGTTTCACTCAGAGGATCAAAACAGAGAATGGCCTGTTGGGAAAAAACAAAGTGTCCCGCAACGCGGCGACGAAAACCAAGAACAGGACTAAAGCTATCATGATGGCTGACACCTACCACTGTGAAGACTTTTCTTTTCGCTCTCAGACCGGCAGCTTGGACAAGAAGCGTAGAAAACAAAGAGCACCTGCCAAATTGAAATCCAGCGTAGCGGGCCTTTCTTCAGACCTGGCTGACTTGGCTTATGGCAGGGAGTTTGTCAGCGGCCACGCCGACTTAGCCGATCCCGGATCTCGTGCCCCTGCCGCTGCTGATCCGTCGGCCAGCTACCTCGTCAAGATGTCAGAGTCCACCATGGCTCCAAAGAAGCGCTGGCAGGTGCTTGAGGGGGCTGCTGAGGGTAAGGGAGAGGTGCTGAGCGACGCGTCTGCTGAGATGAACAGGTCCTACAGCACCAGGGCATCACCGGATCTTGATCTGGAAGACGAGAGGCTGGAAGACGACTCCCTCTTCCTGGAGATGAGCGGCACCGGCG ggaatTCAGAGAACAAGCGTCTCCGGAAACCAACGAAAAGGCTCCTGGAGTCGACTGAGGGGTACGAACAAATATTTGCtccaaaaaagaaatcaaagaaacaCACCTCAGAATCTTCCAAAATG GCATCGGGGATGATGGAACTCCTCGATGGGAGTCCCCCACAAGGAAGTGTTACCTCAGCCTCGTCTCCTGTGGGGCCCAGCGAGGCTCCTTCCGAGCCCGAGCCTAGTCCTACTCGGGATGAGCTTTCTCCTCTACCATCCTCATCGTCCCCAGCCATGACACCACCAGCCCTCATCCCAGAGACGCCAGAAGAAACAGATCTACCTCCTGAATCTG ACACAGGGTTAGCAGTTCAAGaaagaaagaggccaaggaagcTCTCGCACAAGGTTCTTGAATGTACCATTGAAGAAGTGTCTGTTGATCCTACGAAAAAGAAG gagcCAAAGCGACATGTTGGAGCTACAGAGCTGAAGGTGTCAGTCCGGAAAACTCAG GTTGAATCTCTGAAAATGGAGAAGCCTGAACCCGGCACATCCTCTGCCCCAGCTGATGACCCCCAGCACCCAGAGAGTGAGGACATCCTCAGTCCAAACAGACCTCCCAGCCCCCGAGGAGCTAAGACCCCCGAGCAGGAGACCGACACGGAGGCCTGCAGCACTGACGAGAAACCAAACGTACACACTGGAACACTAACTCCCAAACCCGAG GTTCTGTCTGTTGCTTTGAATGACAGCCTCCCTTCCCACGTGGATGTTAAAGGGAAAATTGGAGCGACGTCATTAAAGGAAAATGTTTGTCAG gtgtGTGAGAGGACGGGAGACCTGCTGGTGTGTGATGGACACTGTTACGGAGCCTTTCACCTGCAATGCATTGGTCTATCAGTTGCGCCCAGGGGGAAATTCCTTTGTCACGAATGCAAAGCAG GTGTCCACACATGCTTTGTGTGTAAGAAGTCTGGGGGGGTAAAGCGCTGCATCATACCACTATGTGGGAAGTTCTACCACACCGAGTGCATCCTGGCCTACTCGGCCACGCAGACGCACAACAAAGGCTGCCGCTGCCCTCTGCATGTTTGTCTGTCCTGCCACATCACCAACCCCCTCAATGTCTGCAGCTCAAAGG GTCGACTGGCTCGATGTGTGCGCTGCCCTGTGGCTTATCACGCCAACGACAACTGCATGGCCGCCGGCAGCCTGGTGCTGGCCAACAACAGTTTCCTCTGTCCGAACCACTTCACCGCCCGCAAAGGCTGCAAGAACCACGAACACATCAACGTGAGCTGGTGCTTCGTCTGCTCTGAAG GGGGCAGTCTGCTGTGCTGTGAATCGTGTCCTGCTGCTTTCCATAAGGAGTGTCTGAATATGGAAATGCCCCAGGGCAGCTGGTTCTGCAATGACTGCAAATCTGGAAAGAGGCCTCGTATTAAAGACATACTGTGGGTCAAATGGGGACGCTACAG GTGGTGGCCTGCAGAAGTCTGTATGGCAAAAGATGTTCCAAATAACATCTTGAGGATGAAACACGAGGTGGGAGAGTTCCCGGTGCAATTCTTTGGCTCCAAAGATTTTGTGTGGACGTACCAGGCCAGAGTCTTCCCTTACATGGACGGTGACACTCACAACATTGAGAAAATGGGAAAGGGAGCAGATGCAGTCTACAAAAATG CCCTGACCAATGCAGCGGAGCGGTTCAAAGCGCTCCAGGCTGAAAAGGAAATGCGGCAGCTCCAGGAGGACCGAAAGAATGACAAGAAACCTCCTCCATACAAACACATTAGG GTAAACCGGCCAATCGGGAAGGTTCAGATCATCACGGCTGACCTATCAGAGATCCCACGTTGCAACTGCAAGGCCTCCGACGAACACCCCTGTGGCATCGACTCGGAGTGCATCAACCGCATGCTGATGTACGAGTGCCACCCTCAGGTGTGTGCGGCGGGGGAGCAATGTCAGAACCAGACCTTCACAAAGCGCCAGTACACAACCGTGGAGATTTTCAGGACGCTGTCCCGAGGCTGGGGTTTGCGCGGTGTGGCAGACATCAAGAAG GGAGCTTTTGTGAGTGAATATGTGGGAGAGGTGATAGATGAAGAAGAGTGTCGAGCCAGGATCAGACACGCTCAGGAGAATGACATCTGTAACTTCTACATGCTTACACTGGACAAG GACCGGATCATTGATGCCGGGCCCAAAGGGAACCAGGCTCGCTTCATGAACCACTGTTGCCAACCAAACTGTGAGACCCAGAAGTGGACTGTGAACGGGGACACCAGGGTGGGGCTGTTTTCCCTACAGGACATCCCACAAG GTGTGGAGCTGACGTTCAACTACAACCTGGAGTGTCTCGGCAATGGGAAAACTGCCTGTAAATGTGGAGCACCCAACTGCAGCGGTTTCCTTGGTGTCAGGCCAAAG AACCAGCCGCCAGCAGAGAAAGTGAAGGAAGGACgaagaaggaaaaggaagaCCAAGCAGGTCGTGACCAAGGAAAGAGAAGACGAGTGCTTCAGCTGTGGCGACGGGGGACAGATAGTGTCCTGTAAGAAGCCAGGCTGCCCAAAGGTCTATCACGCCGACTGTCTCAACTTGGCCAAGAGGCCTGCAG GGCGGTGGGAGTGTCCATGGCACCAGTGTGACATCTGTGGAAAAGAGGCGGCTTCGTTCTGTGAGATGTGTCCCAGCTCTTACTGTAAGGAGCACCGTGAAGGCATGCTCTTCATTTCCAAGCTGGACGGCAAGTTGTCCTGCAGCGAGCATGACCCCTGTGGGCCCGACCCACTGGAGCCGGGGGAGATTCGTGAATACGTGCCCAACACGACCTCTGTGAGGCCCGGGTCAATGGCGGTGCCCGTCACTCCCTCCCTGGCCCCAGAGTCCAGGAGAgccagttcttcttcttctgctgctgccactCCTGTCTCTTCCCCTACTGGCCAGGCTGAACTGGACAAGCAGGAGCCTCCGCCTCGTCTCTACATCAACACGAAGACTGCTACCTCCAGCTTCATCCCCTCCACCAGGGTGTACCTGACAGACAGGACTGAAGGGTTCTCCACACCCACCTCCTccaagggggagagagaggacgggGAGGTGGAGGACGGAGAGGTGTGTGGGTTAGAGGTGGAAGATGTGGatggggatgatgatgatgttgatgatgatgatgatgaggatgaggaggaggatgatgaggataataatgaggaggaggaggaggcagaggaggaggaggaggaggaggcagaagaggaggacgacgcagaggaggaggaggaggaggaggaagaggatgaaatggaggagatggagatagtggaagatgaggaggaggaccaACCACTGTATGGAAATGACCTGCTGGAAGAAGGcgagaaggaggaggacgaggaggaggaggaggaggaggaggatgatgatgataatgatgacgACGAAGGAGGGGACGTGTATGACACTTGGGGAGGTTATGCGGATGAagatggagaggtggagggggaggaCTTCGAGGAGTGGGGGAGAGTGGAGGACGATGATAAATGA